ACATCACGTGCAATTTTCTGAACATCTAAATAAGTACTGGTTTTAACTTCTCCTGCCAATACTACCTGTCCAGTAGTTACTAGCGTTTCGCATGCTACCTTTGAGTATGGATCCCATGCTAAAAAGTTATCTAATAATGCGTCAGAGATCTGATCTGCAACTTTATCTGGATGCCCTTCTGAAACGGACTCCGAGGTAAATAAATAAGCCATCTACTTTGAAAAATTAATCTGGAAGGGGAGCTGAGAGTACTGCTTTTTAGCATTTTTTAATGTGGTTGCAATACGCGCAAATTTCTCCACCCAGAATGTTCGGCGCAAAACTAATACACTTATGTGATTGTGCAAATGTATTTTGCTGATTATTCGACAATTAATCTTTTGTTACGTCCTTAAATACTTCTTCTAAACTTCTTTTTTCCTTGTTAAGCCCTAAAACGGCTAGGTCTTTTTTAACGGCCAAATCGAACACAGATTTTCTTAAATCCATGCTGGCTTTGTATTCCAGCAACCACTGGTGATCTTTTAAGTGCTTGGCGGTTACTATACCCTCCAAGCTCAATAGATCTTTCTCTGCAATTGCACCTGAAAATTCAACAGATAATACCGCCGTATCTATTCCTTCCTCAACAATTTCATCCACCTGATTATCTGCCACAATATTTCCCTTGTTAATAATAATAACGCGGTTACATATCGCCTCTACTTCCTGCATAATATGGGTAGAAAGCATTACCGTTTTAGATGCACCAACACGCTTAATCAGGTCTCTAATTTCTATTATTTGATTGGGATCTAATCCACTGGTAGGTTCATCCAAAATAAGTACCTCTGGATCGTGAATAAGCGCCTGCGCTAAACCAACCCTTTGTCGATACCCTTTTGAAAGCGCCCCAATTTTCTTTTTCTGCTCCCGAGTTAAACCCACCTGGGCTATCATGTCTTCTACTCGAGCCTTTTTATTCTTAATCCCAAAAATATCCGCAACAAAATGCAGGTATTCCTTAACGTACATATCCAAATAAAGCGGATTGTGCTCTGGTAGATAACCCACCTTTTCTCTAACCAAAAGTGATTGTTCCTCAACATCCAATCCAACAATAGAAGCCTTTCCCTCGGTAGGAGGAATAAAACCGGTTAAGATCTTCATCATGGTACTCTTCCCTGCACCATTGGGTCCAAGAAATCCTACCACATCTCCCGTTTTAATTTCGAAAGACACTCCGTTTAACGCCTTCTGAATTCCGTATTCTTTGGTGATATTTTCAACAAGAATCGACATGTACTCTTTTAGTTTCGGGCGAAGTTAGAACAAAATCTACATCTTTACAGTCCTAGAATATTTGATGTGAGAGGACAGGTTTACAAGTCGACAGGAAGTTGGTATAAAGTTAAAGACGAAAAGGGGGAATTTTGGAATTGCCGAACCAAGGGAAAACTACGGTTGGCGGGGATAAAATCTACGAACCCCGTGGCCGTTGGTGATTTTATAGAGTTCGAAAAAGACGAAAATAGTCCGGAGCAAGAGGGAATTATTAAGGAAATTTATGACCGCAAAAATTACCTGCTACGTAAATCAACCAATCTTTCTAAGCAAACCCATGTTATTGCGGCAAATGTCGACCTGTTATTTTTGGTGGTTACCATAGATAATCCTCCAACCTCTTTTGGGTTTATCGATAGATTTTTGGTGATGGCTGAAGCTTTTAACGTTCCGGTTCATATTCTCATTAACAAATGGGATTTATACCAAAACGAATCGCTTGAGAAGGCCGAAGAATACGTGCAATTATATACTTCGGTTGGATACCCTGTTACTCGACTTTCGGTAGAGACTGGTGAGGGTATTGAGGAACTAAAAACGCTAATAAAAGATAAGTGCATTGTTTTTTCAGGACACTCAGGAGTTGGGAAGTCTTCGCTTCTTAAATTATTGGCTCCAGACCTGGATATCAGAATTGGCGACACCTCCTCTGTACACCAAAAAGGTAAGCACACCACCACCTTTGCCGAAATGTTCGACCTAGATTTTAATGCCAGAATTATTGACACCCCTGGAATAAAAGGATTTGGAATTACCCGTTTGGAGAAGGATGAAATTGCTTTATATTTTAAGGAAATGAAGGCGCTTTTAGACGACTGCAAATTCTACAACTGTAAGCACCTAAACGAACCCAATTGTGCGGTTAAGGAGGCGGTTGTAGACGGAGAAATAGCCGAAAGCAGATACTACTCCTACTTAAACATGATGGAGGACGACGAAAGCAATTTTAGATCGAATAAATACCACTAAAATGAGGGTTGTTTTACAGCGAGTTAACCATGCATCGGTACAGGTAAACGGAAAAGCGATAGGAGTAATCGCAAAAGGGCTTTTATTACTAGTGGGAATTGAAGATGCCGACACCATAGAAGATTTGGAATGGATGGCAAAAAAGGTGGCAGGAATGCGCATTTTTTCTGACGATGAAGGCAAAATGAATTTATCGGTTCAGGATATTTCCGGAGAGGTTTTGGTTGTAAGTCAGTTCACGCTGCATGCCTCTACCAAGAAGGGAAATAGACCAAGCTTTATCAAGGCAGGCAAACCCGATTTTGCGGCATCCATGATCTCAGATTTTCAGAACATCCTTAGTGTTAAGTACCAGCTTCCCATTCAAACTGGAGAATTTGGAGCCGATATGAAAGTGACCCTTGAAAACGACGGTCCCGTTACCATCGTAATTGATTCTAAAAACAAAGAGTAATGACCATTTCCGAAGCGCAAGAAAAGGTAGACCAATGGATTAAAACCGTTGGAGTTCGATATTTCAACGAACTCACTAACATGGCACAGCTTACAGAGGAAGTGGGTGAAGTGGCACGCATTATTGCACGTAGATACGGCGAACAAAGCGAAAAAGAATCCGATAAAAAGAAAGATCTCGGCCAAGAACTAGCTGATGTACTGTGGGTGCTAATTTGTTTGGCAAACCAAACAGGCGTGGATTTAGAAAAAGAATTGAAAACGAATTTTGAAAGGAAAACGTTACGAGATAGCGACCGACACCAACAAAATCCAAAATTGAAACAATGAAATTTAAAATAGCGATTGTATCTATATTGGTTTTAATCCTCGGATGTAAAAAGGAAAATCCAGTGGGTAACTGCGTGCAAAGCAACCTAGCCGCCCCAGTGGGTAATGAAAAAATGCTTCCCGATGAATTGCTAGTTTATCATCCATCCATTAGCACACCAGAAAACTTAGCCAGTACTTTAAAAGCCATACTTCCTGAATTAACCGTACTAAATAAATACAACTTAATGCCAGTCCTTCGGATTGCAGGTGGGGTTAACGAGTTGGAGCTACTTTCTAAAGCTCTTCCCGAATTGGTGGTGGAACCCGTACAGGCAATCTCCATTTTTCAATCTTGCTCCACTGCTCCTGTTGACCTCAACGAACAGGTAATTCCATGGGGAATATCTCGGGTAAGAGGAGGAGTAACCAGTCCGCGCAGAGCTTGGGTAGTGGATACGGGAATAGATCTAGACCATCCTGACTTAAATGTGAATGATAGCCTAAGCGCCAATTTTGTAGGATCTGCTGGTTTAATCGGTATTCCCATAGGAGTTTTTGCCAACGACGTAAATGGGCATGGAACTCATGTAGCGGGAACTATAGGAGCTAAAAACAACAGCTTTGGGGTTATTGGAATGGCGCCAGGCTGCGAATTGGTATCGGTTAAGGTACTTGATGATGATGGCAGAGGGAACTCAGGAGATCTAATGAATGGATTGGAATACATTAATGAAAATGGCGATCCGGGCGATGTAGTGAACTTAAGTTTAGGTGGAGCGAACAGCTTTCTGCTTAATCAAATGGTACAAACCCTTGGAAGTCGAGGTTTTTTAATTGCCATTGCTGCAGGCAACGACCGAGAAGACGCCAGTGGTACA
This genomic interval from Luteibaculum oceani contains the following:
- the gldA gene encoding gliding motility-associated ABC transporter ATP-binding subunit GldA, with translation MSILVENITKEYGIQKALNGVSFEIKTGDVVGFLGPNGAGKSTMMKILTGFIPPTEGKASIVGLDVEEQSLLVREKVGYLPEHNPLYLDMYVKEYLHFVADIFGIKNKKARVEDMIAQVGLTREQKKKIGALSKGYRQRVGLAQALIHDPEVLILDEPTSGLDPNQIIEIRDLIKRVGASKTVMLSTHIMQEVEAICNRVIIINKGNIVADNQVDEIVEEGIDTAVLSVEFSGAIAEKDLLSLEGIVTAKHLKDHQWLLEYKASMDLRKSVFDLAVKKDLAVLGLNKEKRSLEEVFKDVTKD
- the rsgA gene encoding ribosome small subunit-dependent GTPase A, with translation MRGQVYKSTGSWYKVKDEKGEFWNCRTKGKLRLAGIKSTNPVAVGDFIEFEKDENSPEQEGIIKEIYDRKNYLLRKSTNLSKQTHVIAANVDLLFLVVTIDNPPTSFGFIDRFLVMAEAFNVPVHILINKWDLYQNESLEKAEEYVQLYTSVGYPVTRLSVETGEGIEELKTLIKDKCIVFSGHSGVGKSSLLKLLAPDLDIRIGDTSSVHQKGKHTTTFAEMFDLDFNARIIDTPGIKGFGITRLEKDEIALYFKEMKALLDDCKFYNCKHLNEPNCAVKEAVVDGEIAESRYYSYLNMMEDDESNFRSNKYH
- the dtd gene encoding D-aminoacyl-tRNA deacylase → MRVVLQRVNHASVQVNGKAIGVIAKGLLLLVGIEDADTIEDLEWMAKKVAGMRIFSDDEGKMNLSVQDISGEVLVVSQFTLHASTKKGNRPSFIKAGKPDFAASMISDFQNILSVKYQLPIQTGEFGADMKVTLENDGPVTIVIDSKNKE
- a CDS encoding nucleotide pyrophosphohydrolase, whose protein sequence is MTISEAQEKVDQWIKTVGVRYFNELTNMAQLTEEVGEVARIIARRYGEQSEKESDKKKDLGQELADVLWVLICLANQTGVDLEKELKTNFERKTLRDSDRHQQNPKLKQ
- a CDS encoding S8 family serine peptidase codes for the protein MKFKIAIVSILVLILGCKKENPVGNCVQSNLAAPVGNEKMLPDELLVYHPSISTPENLASTLKAILPELTVLNKYNLMPVLRIAGGVNELELLSKALPELVVEPVQAISIFQSCSTAPVDLNEQVIPWGISRVRGGVTSPRRAWVVDTGIDLDHPDLNVNDSLSANFVGSAGLIGIPIGVFANDVNGHGTHVAGTIGAKNNSFGVIGMAPGCELVSVKVLDDDGRGNSGDLMNGLEYINENGDPGDVVNLSLGGANSFLLNQMVQTLGSRGFLIAIAAGNDREDASGTSPASANGANLYTVSAFYKGDNFASFSNFGNPPIDGSSPGVDILSTLPDGKYGYSSGTSMAAPHMAGVLLISQGEHNNGGQVDNDPDGNPDPILIVGATP